TTCGACGCCGGCAGCACCGGCGCCGGCCCCGCGGGCGCGCCCGGATCCCCCGCCTCCTTTCGATGAATCTCCGAATCCGACGGGATGGTGGATGCCGCCGCCCTGAGGCAGCATCAGTCGCCCCCGGTGGGGTGTGCCACTGATGCCGAAGCTTCCCACGCTGACTGATTGGTTGGAAGAATGACTCGCCGGTACGTCGGCTGGAGCCGCAAACGAGGCGGACATTACCGTCCCCAGCGGCTTCTTAGGCGGCTCGGCTGGCCTTGCCTGTGAAAAAGTCCCTTCCACCACTTCTGGTTTTGGCGCCATCAGCGGCGGTGGGGCAGGAATATTCATCGGCGGAAGAACCGGTTTGGCCACGGGGGGAGGAGGCAGATTCATCTTCGGTGGCTGAACCACCGACTTCAGGCGGAACTGCTCGGTCTCCATTACCCGCCGGGGCGGCGGAGTGGGTTTTGACGGGGGTGGCTCAGGATTGGGCCCTTTGGGTATGTACAAGAAAGCGCGGATCAGGAGAGGAGGCTCTGGCGGATGGATGATGTTGAAAAGAATGCCGAGATAAGTTGCCGCAAGCAGGCAAAGAGCCTGGCATGAAGCTGACACCAGGACCGAACGCCACCGCCTCTTCCTCTCGCCGAAAGTCTCTTCCAGAATCGTCAGCCGCATGGAAGGCGACCCATGGCGAGATATTCTTCCTCCCCGAGCCACCTGCGCGGGCGAAGTGTAAGGCAAATCTACAGGAGTCCGCACCATGCTATACCCATGTTGTTAGGAGATTCGGCGCGGCGGGAGGGAACCCAGCCGAATGAGCCCGCTTTCGAAGGGTCCCGACGTTTGCGTCAGTTCCCTTTGGATATGTTTAGGAAAAATGGATGCAAATGTCAATGGTACGACTTGCGAGGCTCAGCGGTCGTGGTGCCAAGCAGTACGCCCGGCAGGAAGGCCTCAAGAGTCATCATCCATGACCAAGGACCTGCCCATGCCGAAACTGGGCGCTGGCCCCGGCCTGATTGGGGCTGGCCTGCCAATTACCTACTCGGGTTGAAACCATGAGTCCTGGATGGCGGAAGTCCGGACAAGTTCCAGGCTGGTGATCAGGGGAGAGAATAAATGGCGAGCGAGCGGACTTCACGGTTATGGGTAATGGCGAGGTGGCGGCCATTGGGGGAGAGGGCAAAATCGCGGACGACGACGGAATGCAAGAGCGGTGTGGTCTTGCCGTCCCGGAGGTCAACCCAGACCAGCCGGCCGCCGCGCTTGCCTTCCGGCAGTTGGAGCAGAATGCGTTGCTCATCGGGGGCCCAAACATAGCGGCCAAAAGGGACCTTCACGCGGCGGGCGGTTTGAGGAGCGGCCAGGTCACGAATCTCAAATGTCCCTTGATCCACAAAGTAGCCGGCGAGCTTGCCGCTCGGCGAAATGCGGAGGCTTCCGAGAAATCCGTCCGCCAGATCCGCCAGCTCCAAGCTGCTTTCTCTGTCCAGGCGCAGGAGGACAAGCTTGGGGGATCCCTGGAAATCCTTTTCCCGCTGCACGGCGACGGCCAGGCGTTGCTTCTCGTCCCAGGCAACAGCCGCGAACGATTTGGTGGGGAAAAAATCAAGCCCCCGGCCGCCGCGAATCCTCACGCCGGCGATCTTGAAAAGCAACCGCGGCTTCACCACCTCGATCAGAAAGGCGACCGTCTCATTGTCGCCGAGCCAGGCAGCCGAGAACCCTTGCACGATATTGTCGTCCTTGTCGCCGATGCGAACGTCTTTGCCCTCATCGGTGATGAGCATGGTCAGGGTCTTGTCGTCGCTGGTGAGCATCTCCGCCAGCAGGGCGCGGCCGTCTGGTGACCAGGCAAGTGACCGGATGCTGTAACTGAACTCGGCGCGGTCCGGGACCTTCTTTTGACCATCCAGGATGCGCTTGCGCTTGCCCCGCAGGTCCACCCACCCGATGTCGTCCCGCTGCTTATCCCAGTCGCGCCAATGGATCACCCGTTTCACGGCGTAGGCAACGCGGGAGCCGTCGGGCGACCACGCCATGGCCGGGCAATCTTCACCGACAGTGAGGACCGGTGTTTCTTGCGAACCCGCGGGCTGAACTGCAAGAAGAAAGATTACAGCGGCGAGGAGAAAACTTTGACGGTGCGCTTTCATCTCTTTTCCTTCTTCTTAAGACGAAGTAGTTCAACCAGGCGTTGGCCCAGATTTTTTTCATAGCCCTGATCGGTGGGTTCGTAATAGCGGCGGTCTTTGAGCGATTCCGGCAGGCAGGTCATGTCCGTCGTCTTGCCTTCAAAATCGTGGGCGTACTGGTAGCCTTTGCCATAGCCGAGGTCTCCCATCAGTGACGTGACGGGGTTGCGGATGTGCAGCGGCACGGGTTCGGCGACGGTTTTTTGCACGTCTTCAAGCACCTTGCCATAGCCCGCGTAGAGGGCATTGGATTTGGGAGCAAGGGCCAGATAGACGGCCGCCTCGGCCAGGGCAAGGGCGCCTTCCGGCATGCCGATCAAATCCACGGCTCGCATGGCATCCACCGAGATGCTGAGAGCGCGCGGATCGGCCAGGCCGACGTCCTCGGAAGCAAAGCGCACCAGGCGGCGGGCGATGTAGAGCGGATCTTCGCCCGCTTCCAGCATGCGGCCCAGCCAGTAGAGGGAGGCGTCCGGCTCGCTGTTGCGCATGGATTTGTGGAGGGCGGAGATAAGGTTGTAGTGCTCTTCGCCGGCCCGGTCATAGAGAAGCACCTTGCGCTGCATCACGTCCTGGACCAATTCCGGTGTAACCCGGATGGTGCCATGGGCAGGGCACGTGCTCCCCAGGACGGCAGCTTCCAGAGTGTTGTAGGCTGCCCGAGCGTCCCCGTTCGCGTAAGTTGCCACCTGACAAAGCACCTCCTCGCCGGCCTCGACCTGAATCCGGCCCAGGCCGTTTTCCCGGTCGCGGAGGGCGCGCTTGAGAAGCGCAACCACCTGGTCCACGCTCAGGGCGTGGAGCACATATACCTTGGCGCGCGACAGCAGCGGCGAGATCACTTCAAAGGAAGGATTTTCCGTGGTGGCTCCGATCAAAATGATGTTGCCGCGCTCGACATGCGGCAAAAAGGCATCCTGCTGGGCTTTGTTGAAACGGTGGATTTCGTCCACGAAAACAATGGTGCGGCGGCCACTCGAGCGCTCCCGCTCGGCAGCCGCCATAATCTCTTTGATTCCCTTGATGCCGGCGAGCACGGCGCTAAACGTGAAAAACTCGCAGTCGGTCATCCGAGCGATGATGCTGGCAAGGGTTGTCTTGCCGCAGCCGGGTGGGCCCCACAGGATGAGCGAGGATACTTGATCGCGCTCGATTTGAATGCGCAGCGGCTTGCCGGGGGCGAGCAGGTGCTCTTGTCCGACGAATTCCTCCAGGGATTGAGGCCTCATGCGGTCGGCCAGCGGCCGGTCGGTGGCCGTCGGATGCTGCCGCGGTTTGGAAGGAAACAGCCCCACCTCAAATCCCCCACCCGCTCGTGCCGCGTTGCCGGGCGGCTTCGTAAAGCAGCACCGAAGCAGCCACGGCGGCGTTGAGCGACTCGACCGGCAAAGCCATGGGCACGCTGATGCGCTCGTCGGCCAGCGCCGCCACCTCCGCCGAAAGTCCCTGGCCCTCCCCGCCGATGGCCAGAACCACCCCCGCGCGGAAGTCCACCATGGCTGGCGATTTGCCCTCTCTCGGCACGGCGGCGAAAAGCCTGAGTTGGTGGTTGCGAGCCGAGGCGATTGCCTCCCGAGCGCTTTTGCCCTCAACGATCGGCAGGCGAAAGACGCTGCCCGCTGCCGCCCGCAAGACCTTAGGATTCGTCCGGCGCGCGCTCGAACGGGTCAGGAAAACTC
Above is a window of Candidatus Acidiferrales bacterium DNA encoding:
- a CDS encoding replication-associated recombination protein A; this translates as MGLFPSKPRQHPTATDRPLADRMRPQSLEEFVGQEHLLAPGKPLRIQIERDQVSSLILWGPPGCGKTTLASIIARMTDCEFFTFSAVLAGIKGIKEIMAAAERERSSGRRTIVFVDEIHRFNKAQQDAFLPHVERGNIILIGATTENPSFEVISPLLSRAKVYVLHALSVDQVVALLKRALRDRENGLGRIQVEAGEEVLCQVATYANGDARAAYNTLEAAVLGSTCPAHGTIRVTPELVQDVMQRKVLLYDRAGEEHYNLISALHKSMRNSEPDASLYWLGRMLEAGEDPLYIARRLVRFASEDVGLADPRALSISVDAMRAVDLIGMPEGALALAEAAVYLALAPKSNALYAGYGKVLEDVQKTVAEPVPLHIRNPVTSLMGDLGYGKGYQYAHDFEGKTTDMTCLPESLKDRRYYEPTDQGYEKNLGQRLVELLRLKKKEKR
- a CDS encoding energy transducer TonB, which produces MVRTPVDLPYTSPAQVARGGRISRHGSPSMRLTILEETFGERKRRWRSVLVSASCQALCLLAATYLGILFNIIHPPEPPLLIRAFLYIPKGPNPEPPPSKPTPPPRRVMETEQFRLKSVVQPPKMNLPPPPVAKPVLPPMNIPAPPPLMAPKPEVVEGTFSQARPAEPPKKPLGTVMSASFAAPADVPASHSSNQSVSVGSFGISGTPHRGRLMLPQGGGIHHPVGFGDSSKGGGGSGRARGAGAGAAGVEVGGSGFDHNLYAAAAANPSGPRRPEPPPVTVPVEILFKPKPEYTEVARREKVEGEVLLEALFTAAGQVTNIRVVQGLGYGLDEMAVKAAQQIQFKPAKKNGEPADSVASIRIVFKLAY